The window CTCAACTCCCTTGGCATCTCGGCCGTTAAGATAAGGTTTGAGAGCGGGGTGTACAGAGTTCTAGTTAACGAAGAACTATCGTTCCTTGGCAACAGCAAGAAGAAGAACGCCTATTACTCTCACGTAATTCCAAAGGAGATACTCGAAGACGTCTTCGAAAAGAGGTTTCAGAAAAACGTGAGCCCCAAAAAGCTTAGAGAGAAGATTAAGAGGGGCGAACTTAACCAGGAGAAGGCCAAGAGAATTTCCTGGCTTCTCGAGGGAGACATTGTGCTTGACAGAGTTGAAGAAGTCGAAGTTGAGGACTACAACGGCTACGTCTACGATCTAAGCGTTGAGGAGAATGAAAACTTCCTGGCAGGATTTGGAATGATATACGCTCACAACAGCTATTACGGGTACTACGGCTATCCCAGGGCAAGGTGGTACTGCAAGGAGTGCGCTGAGAGCGTTACCGCCTGGGGCAGGGAATACATTGAGATGACGATAAGGGAAATTGAGGAGAAATATGGCTTTAAAGTGCTGTATGCGGACACCGATGGCTTTTATGCTACAATACCGGGAGCGGACGCTGAAACTGTCAAAAAGAAGGCTAAAGAGTTCCTTAAATACATAAATGCCAAGCTGCCTGGATTACTTGAGCTTGAGTACGAGGGCTTCTACAAGCGCGGCTTCTTCGTCACCAAAAAGAAGTACGCTGTTATCGACGAGGAGGGCAAGATCGTAACTCGTGGGCTGGAGATAGTCAGGCGTGATTGGAGTGATATAGCTAAAGAAACACAGGCTAGGGTTCTTGAGGCTCTCCTGAAGGACGGTAATGTAGAGAAGGCCGTTAAGATAGTCAAGGAGATAACCGAGAAGCTGAGCAAGTACGAAATCCCGCCGGAGAAGCTCGTCATCCACGAGCAGATAACCCGCGAGCTGAAGGACTACAAAGCAACGGGCCCGCACGTAGCGATAGCAAAGCGTTTGGCGGCGAGGGGAATAAAAGTTCGCCCCGGCACGATAATCAGCTACATCGTCCTTAAGGGAAGTGGAAGGATAGGTGACAGGGCGATACCCTTCGACGAGTTCGACCCAACGAAGCACAAGTACGACGCTGACTACTACATCGAGAACCAGGTTCTCCCGGCTGTGATGAGGATTTTGGAGGCGTTTGGGTATAAGAAAGAGGATTTAAGATACCAGAAGACGAGGCAGGTTGGATTGGGGGCTTGGTTGAAGCCGAAGAAATGAGTTCTGAGATTCGTGTTTCCTGTCTATTATTTCAACCGAATGGCCCTTTCTTCCTTTGCCCTGTTTCTCCAGCTCTTTGACTTTCGTGATGTTTTCACGGTATCAACCCAAATGCGTTGATTTGGTGGGTAAGACTGTTAAAAAAGCCAATTTAACCTTCTAACTCCCCCAGCACCTCCAGAATTCCCTCAACGCTCGGCACTTCAAAGCCCCTCTCGTGGATTCTCTTCACTTCCTCGGCCTCGGGATTAATCCAGACCGCCCACATCCCCATTTTAAGCGCTCCCTCGAAGTCTTCTGCATAGGTGTCGCCAATGTGGATGGCCTCACCTGGCTCAACGCCGAACGCTTTAAGCGGCTTTTCGAACATCTCGGGCATTGGCTTGTAAGCGAAGACCTCGTCCGCAAAGAAGGTCCTGTCCACGAACTCCATCAGTCCGAAGCGCTCAAGCAGGAGCCTTGTGTAAGAGCCCGGCCAGAACATCACGTTGCCAGTAACGGTGACCTTCAGGCCCTTTCTCTTGACGCTCTCAAGCGCCTCTCTTGCCCCCGGCAGGACGATTTCATCGCTGACCTTAAGAACAGCCCTCGCGGCGGCCCTCCTTACGACCTCGATCTCAGTTCCGAGCAACTCTGCGAGCATCTTCTGACTCTCCTCCAGAGCCTGGGTGGGATCTCCAGCAGTTTCTGCCCTCATGCGCTTTATCCTCTCCCTTGTGAACATCATGCCCTCGACGACGTCTATGATGCACGCTCCCATGAGCTTGGACAGCTCAACGGCCATGGCGTCGAGCATAATGTTAATGTCTAGAAGGGTGTTCCAGACATCGAATGAGGCGAGCTTCATGCGTATCACCTAGGAGAGTTGGGGGAGGTGGAATAAAAATTCAACGGTTCATGCCTGAGATAATGAAAAGCCCTTCCATAAGCCCCGCTTCCCTAAGAATGGCCTTGAGGTTTCTGAAGCGGGAGCGCATGACAAAAAGCTCGTAAAAGCCTTCCAGATTGCCCCAGTGTCCGTAGGCCGAAAGAGCCAGGTACATGACCTCTTTGGGCTTTAGCTTCCTGCACAGGCTCTCG of the Thermococcus onnurineus NA1 genome contains:
- a CDS encoding HAD family hydrolase, whose amino-acid sequence is MKLASFDVWNTLLDINIMLDAMAVELSKLMGACIIDVVEGMMFTRERIKRMRAETAGDPTQALEESQKMLAELLGTEIEVVRRAAARAVLKVSDEIVLPGAREALESVKRKGLKVTVTGNVMFWPGSYTRLLLERFGLMEFVDRTFFADEVFAYKPMPEMFEKPLKAFGVEPGEAIHIGDTYAEDFEGALKMGMWAVWINPEAEEVKRIHERGFEVPSVEGILEVLGELEG